One window of Mauremys mutica isolate MM-2020 ecotype Southern chromosome 6, ASM2049712v1, whole genome shotgun sequence genomic DNA carries:
- the ERAP1 gene encoding endoplasmic reticulum aminopeptidase 1, with translation MAALFSTLPFADKSSLMLMMMMTICILNVAVSVNNDHNSKNRETADAVSGNGSKPFPWDKMRLPKHVIPVHYDLLLHPNLTTLTFTGFAKIEITVNQQTSSVILHSKHLQITRATIQRRMGNRHTEEEVMVLEYPPFEQIALRAAFPLHVGQNYTVSIEYSANLSESFHGFYKSTYRTQEGEVRVLASTQFEPTAARMAFPCFDEPSFKARFSIKIRREPKHLALSNMPIVKSVSVANWLVEDHFDVSVKMSTYLVAFIVSDFKSVSKMTTSGIKISVYTVPDKINQADYALDAAVKLLDFYENYFSIPYPLPKQDLAAIPDFQSGAMENWGLTTYRESSLLYDPEKSSASAKLWITMIIAHELAHQWFGNLVTMEWWNDLWLNEGFAKFMEYVSVSITHPDLKVEDYFLGKCFDAMEVDALNSSHPVSTPVEDPAQIQEMFDDVSYEKGACILNMLRDYLNADVFKAGLVQYLRKYSYQNTKNEDLWNSLAYTCPAGDTEESQLQGDGFCTRNQQTSSSAHWTRREILDVTTMMNTWTLQKGFPLVTVTVKGKTVHLHQEHYMKGSDSSPSTGYLWHVPLTYITSKSDTVQRFLLTTKTDVLILPEEVEWIKFNLGMNGYYIVHYEDDGWDALISLLKENHTAISSNDRASLINNVFQLVSIGKLSISKALDLSLYLKYESQIMPVFQGMNELIPMYKLMEKRDMDDVENQLKGYIVNLFKDLIDKQSWNDEGSVSERMLRSSLLLFACARKYQPCVDKAEEYFMKWKESNGTLRLPNDVKTAVYAVGAQTIEGWDFLFSKYRLPWFNTERNQIEVALSISRNKDKLQWIMDQSLLGDVVKTQDLPHIIVFVAKNPSGYHLAWTFLKENWNKLVQKFELGSASLAHMVIGVTNQYSTREQLAEVKEFFNSLDEKSSQLRCVQQAVETIEENIRWMDINFEKIKIWLQNNM, from the exons ATGGCAGCCTTATTCTCTACTCTGCCATTTGCAGATAAATCCTCTCTcatgttgatgatgatgatgacgataTGTATTTTAAATGTTGCCGTTTCTGTGAATAATGACCACAATAGCAAGAACAGGGAGACAGCTGATGCAGTGTCTGGCAATGGAAGCAAACCGTTTCCTTGGGATAAAATGAGGCTTCCCAAGCATGTCATCCCAGTGCATTATGATCTTCTCCTCCATCCTAATCTTACAACTCTAACTTTTACTGGATTTGCCAAAATAGAGATTACAGTAAACCAACAAACTAGTTCAGTCATCCTGCACAGCAAACACCTGCAAATTACCAGGGCTACCATCCAAAGGAGAATGGGAAATCGTCACACCGAAGAAGAAGTGATGGTTTTGGAATACCCACCATTTGAGCAGATTGCCCTCCGGGCAGCTTTTCCACTGCATGTTGGACAAAACTACACTGTTAGCATTGAATATTCTGCAAATCTGTCAGAGAGTTTCCACGGCTTTTATAAAAGCACCTATAGAACCCAGGAAGGAGAAGTGAG GGTACTTGCATCAACACAGTTTGAGCCAACAGCTGCTCGCATGGCTTTCCCATGTTTTGATGAACCATCCTTCAAAGCCAGATTTTCCATTAAGATTAGGAGAGAACCAAAGCATCTTGCACTATCTAATATGCCAATA GTGAAATCTGTGAGTGTTGCTAATTGGCTAGTTGAAGACCATTTTGATGTTAGTGTAAAGATGAGCACTTATCTAGTGGCCTTTATTGTTTCGGATTTTAAATCAGTCAGCAAGATGACCACCAGTGGAATTAAG ATATCTGTATATACTGTACCAGATAAGATCAACCAAGCTGATTATGCCTTGGATGCAGCAGTGAAACTTTTAGACTTCTATGAGAATTACTTCAGCATTCCATATCCCTTACCCAAACAAG atcTTGCTGCTATTCCTGATTTTCAGTCTGGAGCTATGGAAAACTGGGGACTGACCACATACAGGGAATCTTCTCTGCTATATGACCCTGAAAAGTCCTCGGCGTCGGCTAAACTTTGGATTACTATGATAATAGCCCATGAGCTGGCTCATCAG tggtTTGGAAACCTAGTTACCATGGAATGGTGGAATGATCTTTGGCTAAATGAAGGATTTGCAAAGTTTATGGAGTATGTGTCAGTCAGTATTACTCATCCAGATCTGAAAGTT GAAGATTATTTTTTAGGCAAGTGTTTTGATGCCATGGAGGTGGATGCATTAAATTCCTCACATCCTGTGTCTACTCCTGTGGAAGATCCAGCTCAAATTCAAGAAATGTTCGATGATGTTTCCTATGAAAAG GGAGCTTGTATTCTAAATATGTTAAGGGATTACTTGAATGCAGATGTGTTTAAAGCTGGTCTTGTACAATATCTGCGGAAGTACAGCTATCAGAATACAAAAAATGAAGATTTATGGAACAGTCTGGCATAT ACTTGTCCTGCGGGTGACACTGAGGAAAGCCAACTACAAGGTGATGGCTTTTGCACCAGAAACCAACAAACATCTTCAAGTGCA CACTGGACCAGGAGAGAGATTCTTGATGTGACGACAATGATGAACACTTGGACATTACAAAAGGGTTTTCCACTAGTAACTGTCACAGTAAAAGGAAAGACTGTCCATCTGCATCAAGAGCACTATATGAAGGGATCAGATTCTTCTCCATCAACAGG GTACTTGTGGCATGTTCCATTAACGTACATTACTAGTAAATCTGACACAGTGCAAAGATTTTTGCTGACAACTAAAACAG ATGTCCTCATCCTCCCAGAAGAGGTAGAATGGATAAAATTCAATCTGGGAATGAATGGTTATTACATTGTGCACTATGAAGATGATGGATGGGATGCTCTGATTAgccttttaaaagaaaaccatACAGCAATTAGCAGCAATGATAGAGCGAGTCTCATTAACAATGTATTCCAGCTTGTGAG tatTGGAAAACTATCAATTTCTAAAGCTCTTGATTTATCTTTGTATTTGAAATATGAATCCCAAATTATGCCTGTATTCCAAGGTATGAATGAGCTGATTCCTATGTACAAGCTCATGGAGAAAAGGGACATGGATGATGTAGAAAATCAGTTAAAG GGGTACATAGTCAATCTGTTTAAAGACCTAATTGACAAACAGTCCTGGAATGATGAGGGCTCAGTGTCCGAGAGAATGCTTCGCAGTTCCCTACTCCTGTTTGCGTGTGCGCGCAAATACCAACCGTGTGTGGACAAAGCAGAAGAATATTTTATGAAATGGAAGGAATCCAATGGAACTTTACG TTTGCCCAATGATGTTAAAACTGCAGTATATGCTGTTGGAGCCCAGACAATCGAAGGTTGGGACTTCCTTTTTAGTAAATACAGGCTGCCTTGGTTCAACACTGAGAGAAATCAGATTGAAGTTGCTCTCAGTATTAGCAGAAATAAGGACAAACTTCAGTG GATAATGGATCAAAGTTTGCTTGGTGATGTAGTAAAAACCCAGGATCTTCCACATATCATCGTGTTTGTTGCTAAAAACCCATCTGGCTATCATCTAGCATGGACATTTTTGAAGGAAAACTGGAATAAACTTGTACAAAA GTTTGAACTTGGCTCAGCTTCTCTAGCCCACATGGTAATTGGAGTGACAAATCAATATTCTACGAGGGAACAGCTTGCAGAG GTGAAAGAATTCTTCAATTCTCTGGATGAAAAAAGTTCACAGCTCCGCTGTGTCCAACAAGCTGTAGAAACCATTGAAGAAAATATACGATGGATGGACATAAACtttgaaaaaatcaaaatatggtTACAAAATAACATGTGA